TATTTATCAAATTACAAAATTCTCAAATTGCCTTCTATCTTTGCTGGGTGAAAAAAATTATACGCAAGTTTTTTAAAACAATATTGGTTTTACTACTCATCTCTATAGCTTATACAATTGTTTGCAGATGGATAATGCCACCAATTACAATTACACAGCTAGGTAGTTTATTTGCAGGAAATGGATTAAGAAGAGACTATGTTTCTTGGGATGAGATATCTTCGAATGCAAAATTGGCTGCTATTGCCGGAGAAGATCAATTATTTCCGGAACATGGAGGATTTGATTGGAGTGCTATTGAAAAAAGTTTGGACACGAGACATAAAAACAGAATACGTGGAGCTGCAGCAAGTACTATTAGCCAACAAACTGCAAAGAATGTTTTTCTTTGGCAAGGTGAAGGGATAATGAAATATGTAAGAAAAGCACCGGAGTTTTTTTATACAAAAATGATAGAATGGTTTTGGGGAAAGAAAAGAATACTTTGCGTTTATCTCAATACTATTGAAATGGGCAAGGGCGTTTACGGAATTGAAGCTGCTTCGCAGAAATATTTTCATCATTCAGCAAAATATCTTACCCGCAAGGAAGCAGCAATGATTATTGCCTGTTTGCCCAATCCAAAAGTGTTTACAGTTCTTCCGGAGAGTCGTTTTGTTAGATGGAAATCGAATTGGATTTTGCGTCAAATGAATAATATCCAATCTGATACAGATATCCGGAAAATAATTAATTAATTAAAAATAATTTACATGAAGATAGTAGCTATCATCCCTGCAAGATATGCAGCCACAAGGTTTCCTGCCAAGCTT
The Arachidicoccus soli DNA segment above includes these coding regions:
- the mtgA gene encoding monofunctional biosynthetic peptidoglycan transglycosylase, with the translated sequence MKKIIRKFFKTILVLLLISIAYTIVCRWIMPPITITQLGSLFAGNGLRRDYVSWDEISSNAKLAAIAGEDQLFPEHGGFDWSAIEKSLDTRHKNRIRGAAASTISQQTAKNVFLWQGEGIMKYVRKAPEFFYTKMIEWFWGKKRILCVYLNTIEMGKGVYGIEAASQKYFHHSAKYLTRKEAAMIIACLPNPKVFTVLPESRFVRWKSNWILRQMNNIQSDTDIRKIIN